One Capsicum annuum cultivar UCD-10X-F1 chromosome 2, UCD10Xv1.1, whole genome shotgun sequence genomic window carries:
- the LOC107860551 gene encoding uncharacterized protein LOC107860551, producing MSPTTVIAAVLLLSFFISTTISAPIPGLDSFLNQQYRVDPTATNDSFISLPSSLKKHLSSPSTHHPPTPSSLLSLQISVPITVKLVGNNFSSSAKSQLSSFLSSAISSDQYHVITPSSYQPSHHLSISHSLHLDVSISPSSLSSRLSETLNTHLATVPSSFRSILASVPHGIIDEIIKQDFEKEKPINGIYIYILNFGSQSKPYAYTYTPGDPSPAFTKCLGTVWTGKERYLWIDLGAGPVDYGPGLSGDGVLPRGEFHPFATLHGRPKSQKALLSDLASLVWSAYQVLLVPSLRIPVPFEDSLIVEFIHIYGSSDNKDNIGLDWKLIEKNFRDEVSENGLLFGDQSLRFKKYEVNLAECAICSFAISRAATSYTSRYLFDNYTLIVSEYLDSKRLHQTLSESAAEFRRIAKLPEEDFGGRILPVYVFDLDVGSTLLLDRYHQSVAFKDMVIAVRTKSTQTVSDYSCNGRHVFTQTRELERPIVGSILQSMWGVSPTHLIWSSKHNSTLVDYTWSVGQTPFGPFSEVSSLSFVQRDAARRNVLLTSLNYSISSALEVFESISSHGGERKLLKRNQLPEFMQRWNLFKYKLDKAVSALSHFDYEMALYYLRASDHDIYAIHSLVYYASQELEASLVCFKDPPFPWLSVSMYTGVIISLLYVWAKRDKFFSNKRKQF from the coding sequence ATGTCTCCGACCACCGTCATCGCCGCCGTCCTCCTCCTCTCCTTCTTCATCAGCACCACTATCTCCGCCCCAATACCGGGTCTAGACTCCTTCCTTAACCAACAATACCGGGTTGACCCTACTGCCACTAACGATTCCTTCATCTCTCTTCCTTCTTCTCTCAAAAAACACCTCTCTTCCCCCTCCACCCACCACCCACCAACCCCCTCTTCTCTCCTCTCCCTCCAAATCTCCGTCCCCATCACTGTCAAACTCGTCGGCAATAACTTCTCCTCCTCCGCGAAATCTCAACtctcttcatttctctcttcTGCTATTTCTTCCGATCAGTACCACGTCATCACCCCTTCCTCTTATCAGCCTTCTCATCATCTCTCCATATCCCATTCACTTCATCTTGATGTTTCGatttctccttcttctctttcttcgcGTTTATCGGAAACGCTCAATACCCATTTAGCTACTGTCCCTTCCTCTTTCAGATCCATTCTTGCTTCTGTTCCGCATGGCATAATTGATGAAATAATTAAACAAGATTTCGAAAAAGAGAAACCCATTAACGGGATTTACATATATATTCTCAATTTCGGTTCTCAATCGAAGCCCTATGCGTATACGTATACGCCTGGCGATCCATCGCCTGCTTTTACTAAGTGTTTGGGAACGGTGTGGACTGGAAAAGAGCGGTATTTGTGGATTGATTTGGGGGCGGGGCCGGTTGATTATGGTCCGGGGTTGTCTGGTGATGGCGTGCTTCCACGTGGCGAGTTTCATCCATTTGCTACATTGCACGGTCGACCTAAGTCCCAAAAGGCGTTGCTTTCGGATTTGGCTTCACTGGTTTGGAGTGCTTATCAGGTTCTTCTTGTGCCCTCTTTGCGAATTCCTGTTCCGTTTGAGGATTCCTTGATAGTTgagtttatacatatatatggatctTCGGATAATAAGGATAATATTGGGTTAGATTGGAAGTTGATAGAGAAGAATTTTAGGGATGAAGTAAGTGAGAATGGGTTGTTGTTTGGAGATCAATCTTTGAGATTTAAGAAGTATGAGGTGAATTTAGCGGAGTGTGCTATTTGTTCATTTGCCATTTCGAGGGCAGCTACCTCGTATACTTCTAGGtacttgtttgataattataCTCTGATTGTCAGTGAATACCTGGACTCTAAGCGTTTACACCAGACATTGTCTGAATCGGCTGCTGAGTTTAGGCGGATTGCCAAGCTTCCTGAGGAGGATTTTGGTGGAAGGATACTTCCGGTTTATGTTTTTGATTTGGATGTCGGTTCGACTCTGTTGCTTGATCGCTATCATCAGTCTGTGGCCTTCAAGGATATGGTTATAGCAGTCAGGACGAAGAGTACACAGACTGTGAGTGACTATAGTTGTAATGGGCGTCATGTCTTTACCCAAACTCGTGAATTAGAGAGGCCAATTGTAGGTTCCATCTTACAGAGCATGTGGGGAGTCTCACCAACACATCTAATCTGGAGCTCAAAACATAACAGTACGCTAGTAGACTATACATGGAGTGTTGGGCAAACACCATTTGGCCCGTTTTCGGAGGTTTCTTCGTTGTCATTTGTGCAGAGGGATGCTGCAAGGAGAAATGTATTGTTGACATCGTTGAACTACAGCATTAGTAGTGCTCTTGAGGTTTTTGAATCCATTTCTTCGCATGGCGGGGAGAGAAAGCTTCTCAAGCGTAATCAGCTTCCTGAGTTCATGCAAAGGTGGAACTTGTTCAAGTACAAGCTAGACAAGGCAGTTTCAGCTCTCTCACACTTTGACTATGAAATGGCTTTGTATTACCTGAGGGCGTCGGATCATGACATATATGCCATTCATTCTCTTGTTTATTATGCTTCTCAAGAGCTGGAAGCATCGCTAGTCTGCTTCAAGGACCCACCATTTCCCTGGTTATCTGTTTCTATGTATACTGGAGTTATAATTTCCCTTTTGTATGTATGGGCAAAGAGAGATAAGTTCTTTTCCAACAAGCGAAaacaattttga